The Paenibacillus uliginis N3/975 genome has a window encoding:
- a CDS encoding Gfo/Idh/MocA family protein → MNQVRVGVIGVGGRSSIVEYWHQPGGRSIVTGAADISLEALSNFRETVNPDAFVTTDYHELLSREDIDAVVILSPDYLHEEQAIAAFRAGKHVYCDKPLAITPEGCDRILDEWKQSGKHLMIGFNMRYMSMYQTMKEIIDSRVIGDIKAVWVRHFVGLGGYYYYHDWHGTRANTTSLLLQKASHDIDVIHWITGKYTRKVSAFGSLDYYGGDMPNDLYCPECERQKTCPDVSLDRLTQCAFREEIDVEDNNMVIMELEGGIKASYLQCHFTPDYSRNYTFIGTKGRIENDDVNDKIHVKTRKSGSWHEMSDITYEMKKMPGTHSGADPRICEDFINLVLDNKQPLASPFDGRMSVVVGCAATESIRAGGKVVQIDQGKHRPATEHQEKLPI, encoded by the coding sequence GTGAATCAGGTTAGAGTAGGTGTGATTGGTGTTGGAGGCAGAAGCTCCATTGTGGAATACTGGCATCAGCCCGGCGGAAGGTCCATTGTAACGGGTGCAGCAGACATTTCTTTGGAAGCACTTTCAAATTTTCGAGAGACGGTTAATCCGGATGCTTTTGTTACGACGGACTACCATGAGCTGTTATCACGGGAGGACATTGACGCAGTGGTTATTCTTTCGCCGGATTATCTACATGAAGAGCAAGCTATTGCCGCATTTCGGGCAGGAAAACATGTATACTGCGATAAACCGCTGGCTATTACTCCGGAAGGGTGTGATCGCATCCTGGACGAATGGAAACAGTCGGGAAAACATCTCATGATCGGGTTCAATATGCGGTACATGAGCATGTACCAGACGATGAAGGAGATAATTGATTCAAGGGTAATCGGTGATATCAAAGCGGTTTGGGTGAGGCATTTTGTCGGGTTGGGCGGATATTATTATTATCATGACTGGCACGGTACAAGGGCAAATACAACTTCACTGCTTCTACAGAAAGCTTCGCATGACATTGATGTCATTCACTGGATTACAGGCAAGTATACGAGAAAGGTGTCTGCATTCGGCAGCCTGGATTACTACGGAGGGGATATGCCGAATGATCTGTATTGTCCTGAATGTGAACGGCAAAAGACTTGCCCTGACGTGAGTCTGGATCGGCTGACCCAATGTGCTTTCCGTGAAGAAATCGATGTTGAAGATAATAATATGGTCATTATGGAGTTGGAGGGCGGCATCAAAGCTTCTTATTTGCAGTGCCATTTTACGCCGGACTATTCCCGCAATTATACCTTTATTGGAACAAAGGGCCGGATCGAGAACGATGATGTGAATGATAAAATTCATGTCAAAACCAGAAAGTCAGGCTCCTGGCATGAAATGAGCGACATTACCTACGAGATGAAAAAAATGCCCGGAACTCATTCAGGCGCTGACCCGCGGATTTGCGAAGATTTTATTAACCTCGTGCTGGATAACAAGCAGCCTTTAGCGAGCCCGTTTGACGGCAGAATGAGTGTTGTGGTAGGCTGCGCGGCTACGGAATCCATTCGTGCGGGAGGGAAAGTCGTCCAAATCGATCAAGGTAAACATCGTCCGGCCACAGAGCATCAGGAAAAGCTTCCGATTTAA
- a CDS encoding alpha-mannosidase, with amino-acid sequence MTQSRKAHIISHTHWDREWYLPYEKHHVRLIQLMDQLLETMEKDSEYRYFFLDGQTIILEDYLQVRPEKKEQLEKLIHDGRIQIGPWYILQDAFLTSSEANVRNMQIGHQDTEAYGTISKIGYFPDTFGLVGQTPQLMKQSGIDNAFFGRGVKPTGFNNTVSDGDFESSFSELVWEGPDGSKVLGILFANWYSNGNEVPVDEEEAKAYWERKLADAEKYASTGQLLYMNGCDHQPIQCDLPEAIQTAKKLHPDTEFVHSTFADYLVDLKNSMSQDLSSVQGELRSQRTDGWGTLVNTASARVYLKQMNQTGQSILEKVAEPLASFASLVGQEYPHHLFTYAWKTLMQNHPHDSICGCSVDEVHREMVTRFDKSRHVAESIVDDSKKAIVEAVDTTSFAKWGESSVPFVVFNTTGWKRSGTVTVELDAERLYFRDGFSLEETSRRMKEIDLSGRAVVDSEGNSVAFTMEDLGLQFGYDLPDDKFRQPYMCRRVKLTFEAKDLSALGIKTYAFVRGNVKPAVPASLLAGDRVLENGTLKVELASDGSFTLTDKRSGQVFRDLGVYENTGDIGNEYMFKQPEGEEALTTKGLDAKIRIVEDTPYRATLEVIHEWEIPVSADEKLDQEQHELIYYPQRKAQRSSETVMLSIRTLISLNREGKGIELEATFNNQAKDHRLRALFPTDLETSVHHADSMFEIVSRNNVPAKEWENPSNTAHQQAFVDVGGEGAGLTVANLGLNEYEVLRDGRNTIAVTMLRAVGELGDWGYFPTPEAQCLGVNTVRMEIIPHNGDGIASGAYAEAYQFQIPWTVCQTGIHEGTVSPDFAAFEWENEDLAFSSLKVSRKSGDMMLRWFNMGEAPAELTLQSKLSGAQAYKTTILEETGDLQPFNDRGEFSLSVKPYEILTIGVKA; translated from the coding sequence ATGACCCAATCTAGAAAAGCCCATATCATCTCTCATACTCACTGGGATAGAGAATGGTATTTACCTTATGAGAAACATCATGTACGGCTCATCCAATTGATGGATCAATTGCTTGAGACAATGGAGAAGGATTCGGAGTACCGTTACTTCTTCCTGGATGGACAGACCATTATCCTAGAGGACTACTTACAGGTACGTCCGGAGAAGAAGGAGCAGCTTGAGAAGCTGATCCATGATGGACGTATCCAGATCGGTCCTTGGTATATTTTGCAGGATGCCTTCTTGACGAGCAGTGAAGCGAACGTTCGTAACATGCAGATCGGGCATCAAGATACCGAAGCTTACGGAACGATATCCAAAATTGGCTACTTCCCTGACACATTTGGCCTCGTAGGCCAAACACCGCAGCTGATGAAGCAATCCGGTATCGACAATGCCTTCTTTGGTCGCGGAGTTAAGCCGACAGGCTTTAACAATACGGTATCGGATGGAGACTTTGAGTCTTCATTCTCCGAATTGGTATGGGAAGGTCCAGACGGCTCCAAAGTGCTCGGTATTCTGTTCGCGAACTGGTACAGTAACGGTAACGAAGTTCCTGTCGATGAAGAAGAAGCTAAAGCTTACTGGGAAAGAAAGCTTGCGGATGCTGAGAAATATGCATCAACGGGACAACTTCTCTATATGAACGGATGTGACCACCAGCCGATCCAATGCGATCTTCCGGAAGCGATTCAAACCGCGAAGAAGCTTCATCCGGATACGGAGTTTGTTCACTCTACCTTTGCTGATTACTTGGTAGACTTGAAGAATAGCATGAGCCAGGACTTGTCCTCTGTACAAGGCGAGCTTCGCAGCCAACGTACCGACGGATGGGGGACGCTGGTAAATACAGCTTCCGCTCGTGTTTACCTGAAGCAGATGAATCAGACGGGCCAGAGCATTCTGGAAAAGGTTGCTGAACCGCTTGCTTCCTTCGCAAGTCTGGTTGGACAAGAGTATCCGCACCATCTGTTTACCTACGCTTGGAAGACACTGATGCAGAATCATCCTCACGATAGTATCTGTGGCTGCAGTGTCGATGAGGTTCACCGTGAAATGGTTACTCGTTTCGACAAGAGCCGCCACGTGGCTGAAAGCATTGTGGATGATAGCAAGAAGGCTATCGTTGAAGCCGTTGATACAACGTCTTTTGCTAAGTGGGGGGAGAGTAGCGTTCCTTTCGTTGTATTCAACACTACGGGATGGAAGCGTAGCGGTACGGTAACCGTAGAGCTGGACGCTGAACGGTTATACTTCCGCGATGGATTTTCGCTGGAAGAGACGAGCCGCCGAATGAAAGAAATTGACCTGTCCGGACGTGCCGTTGTGGATAGCGAAGGAAACAGCGTAGCGTTTACGATGGAAGATCTGGGACTCCAGTTCGGATATGATCTGCCAGATGACAAATTCCGTCAGCCTTACATGTGCCGGAGAGTGAAGCTGACTTTCGAAGCTAAAGACTTGTCAGCACTCGGAATTAAAACCTATGCGTTTGTGAGGGGCAATGTGAAGCCAGCTGTCCCTGCGTCTTTGCTCGCTGGAGACAGAGTACTGGAGAACGGAACTCTGAAAGTGGAGCTTGCATCAGACGGTTCCTTCACTTTGACAGACAAGAGAAGCGGACAAGTCTTCCGTGATCTCGGCGTGTATGAGAACACCGGAGATATCGGTAACGAGTATATGTTTAAGCAGCCAGAGGGTGAAGAAGCTCTGACAACCAAGGGTCTTGACGCCAAGATCCGTATTGTAGAGGATACACCATATCGTGCAACCCTGGAAGTGATTCATGAGTGGGAAATACCGGTATCAGCTGACGAGAAGCTTGATCAGGAGCAGCACGAGCTGATCTATTATCCGCAGCGTAAAGCTCAGCGGTCAAGTGAGACAGTTATGCTGTCGATCCGTACACTAATTTCCTTGAACAGGGAAGGCAAAGGCATCGAACTGGAAGCAACTTTCAATAATCAGGCGAAGGATCATCGTCTGCGGGCATTGTTCCCAACGGATCTGGAAACTTCCGTTCACCATGCTGATTCCATGTTCGAAATCGTATCACGAAATAATGTTCCCGCCAAAGAATGGGAGAACCCTAGTAATACAGCACACCAGCAAGCATTTGTTGATGTGGGCGGGGAAGGTGCCGGACTTACAGTGGCCAATCTTGGATTGAATGAATATGAAGTTTTACGCGATGGACGAAATACGATTGCGGTAACGATGCTACGTGCAGTTGGCGAGCTTGGTGACTGGGGATACTTCCCGACGCCGGAAGCACAGTGTCTGGGTGTTAATACCGTACGTATGGAAATCATTCCTCACAATGGTGATGGGATTGCTTCCGGTGCATATGCAGAAGCTTATCAGTTCCAGATTCCATGGACAGTATGCCAGACTGGCATTCACGAGGGAACGGTATCTCCGGATTTCGCTGCTTTCGAATGGGAAAACGAAGATCTTGCATTCTCGTCGCTTAAAGTTAGCCGTAAATCGGGTGATATGATGCTTCGCTGGTTTAATATGGGTGAAGCTCCTGCTGAACTGACACTGCAGTCCAAGCTTTCTGGGGCGCAGGCTTACAAGACGACGATTCTAGAAGAAACAGGAGATCTCCAGCCATTTAATGATCGTGGAGAATTCTCGCTTTCTGTGAAACCTTACGAAATCTTGACCATCGGTGTGAAAGCTTAA
- a CDS encoding SPFH domain-containing protein — MQEKPALKLNGYLGIIVSLLLIGLAAFLFISTDSVGPALIIPVLLIIAAILILSGITIVQPNEAKVLTLFGTYVGVIREQGLWVAIPLTIKSRVSLRVINFNSEKLKVNDLEGNPIEIAAVVVYKVSDSAKATFDVEDYEEFVQIQSETGIRHIASQYAYDHFEKETDMSLRKNSDEIADFLAQDLQSRLAVAGVDVIEARIMHLAYASEVASAMLQRQQAQAVLSARKVIVDGAVGLVKSAIEQLADEGVVELDDDKKAQMVNNLMVAIVSEKGTQPVINTGSIH, encoded by the coding sequence ATGCAAGAAAAACCAGCGTTGAAGCTAAACGGCTATCTCGGAATTATTGTATCGTTACTGCTTATCGGTCTGGCTGCATTTCTGTTCATTTCCACGGATTCTGTTGGTCCAGCCCTGATAATTCCAGTTCTCTTGATTATTGCAGCTATACTGATTCTTTCAGGCATAACCATTGTTCAACCGAATGAGGCCAAAGTTCTTACTTTATTCGGAACCTATGTAGGTGTAATAAGAGAGCAGGGGCTATGGGTAGCTATTCCCTTAACCATTAAATCCAGAGTTTCTCTTCGTGTCATCAACTTTAACAGTGAAAAGTTAAAGGTCAATGATCTGGAGGGGAATCCGATTGAAATAGCTGCTGTAGTTGTCTATAAAGTTTCGGACAGCGCAAAAGCAACATTTGATGTAGAGGATTACGAAGAATTTGTTCAGATTCAAAGTGAGACAGGTATTCGCCACATTGCCAGTCAATATGCCTATGATCATTTTGAGAAAGAAACAGATATGTCATTGCGGAAAAATAGTGATGAAATCGCTGACTTTTTAGCGCAAGATCTTCAGAGCCGTCTGGCAGTTGCCGGAGTTGATGTTATTGAGGCTCGTATAATGCACCTTGCCTACGCTTCTGAAGTAGCATCTGCTATGCTGCAGAGACAACAGGCACAGGCTGTATTGTCTGCACGTAAAGTTATTGTAGATGGTGCTGTCGGTTTGGTAAAAAGCGCAATCGAGCAATTAGCGGATGAAGGCGTTGTCGAGCTGGACGATGATAAAAAGGCACAAATGGTAAATAATCTGATGGTTGCCATTGTGTCGGAAAAAGGAACACAGCCTGTTATTAACACAGGAAGTATCCATTAG
- a CDS encoding DeoR/GlpR family DNA-binding transcription regulator, giving the protein MARIGMKAERQNQILSALEMKGEMSLQELMTAFNCSEATVRRDLEELEQSGNVIRRVGGGAMYVKPASVYEVPFIEKQHVLYPEKLEIARLAASLVQEGDVIGLTGGTTTFLISQQLKHRKNITVVTNAVNIAMELSENSDLQVVLTGGVLRNKSFELCGPLAEQTVNAVNINTMFMGIDGFTTSGVSTYSELEANIARMLMRRADKTIAVFDHTKIGRASLFTVAQLEELYGCITDEQPSDALVNALKEAGTSLYVAESE; this is encoded by the coding sequence ATGGCACGTATCGGAATGAAAGCAGAACGACAAAACCAAATCCTGAGTGCGCTGGAGATGAAGGGAGAAATGTCACTTCAAGAGCTGATGACGGCGTTTAATTGTTCGGAGGCTACAGTTAGAAGGGATCTTGAGGAATTGGAGCAAAGCGGAAACGTCATCAGACGTGTCGGCGGCGGAGCAATGTATGTGAAGCCGGCTTCGGTATACGAGGTTCCGTTCATCGAGAAGCAGCACGTATTATACCCGGAAAAATTGGAGATCGCCCGATTGGCGGCTTCATTAGTTCAAGAAGGGGATGTCATCGGATTAACCGGGGGCACAACCACTTTCCTGATTTCCCAGCAGTTAAAACATAGAAAAAATATTACGGTCGTTACTAATGCCGTAAATATTGCGATGGAACTGTCCGAGAACAGCGACCTTCAAGTGGTTCTGACCGGCGGTGTACTGCGCAACAAAAGCTTTGAGCTGTGCGGCCCGCTGGCAGAGCAGACCGTCAATGCTGTCAACATAAACACGATGTTTATGGGGATTGACGGGTTTACAACTTCCGGTGTAAGTACTTACTCGGAGCTGGAAGCGAACATAGCACGCATGCTTATGCGCCGTGCGGATAAAACGATTGCGGTATTCGATCATACTAAAATCGGCCGTGCTTCCTTGTTTACGGTGGCCCAGCTAGAAGAGCTATATGGCTGTATCACGGATGAGCAACCGTCTGACGCATTGGTCAACGCTTTAAAGGAAGCCGGAACTTCACTATATGTAGCCGAGAGCGAATAA
- a CDS encoding ribbon-helix-helix domain-containing protein, with amino-acid sequence MAKRKAYPLRIDPKLYDALEKWADDELRSVNAQIEILLKEAVKKAGRWKKDKE; translated from the coding sequence ATGGCAAAACGAAAAGCTTATCCGCTAAGAATCGATCCTAAGCTTTATGACGCTCTTGAAAAATGGGCTGATGATGAGCTGCGAAGCGTTAATGCTCAAATCGAGATTCTTTTGAAAGAAGCCGTGAAGAAAGCAGGAAGATGGAAAAAAGATAAAGAGTGA
- a CDS encoding SIS domain-containing protein: MMKGKLTYPEIGQQAEAMAAAWEQLARQQDWVEKYIGNPAYEEVIFIGSGSSYYQAQTMAATFRYWITRPASAFPSSEIFLFRDQSSAKQGKKLLVGVSRSGESTEVILAIDSVRGLENWDTCGITCYEDSGMAKQTECLVSPFGKEKSTVMTKSFVSMTFMMQAAIAAAAGGGYSNEMRTVMDQAGAKIAEADAFAKGLIENNDFIKTIYLGMGSYFGIAQEACLKLKEMSYTWTESYGTLEFRHGPKSIIEQGSLVVLLLSETARSYELKVAEEMKAYGAYVLVITACAGDDTAFADAVFEIGAIDVSDEARAVMYLPLLQYIGFWTAVNKDVDPDEPRNLTQVVKI, translated from the coding sequence ATGATGAAAGGAAAGTTGACTTACCCGGAGATTGGACAACAGGCTGAAGCGATGGCAGCTGCATGGGAGCAGCTAGCCAGACAACAGGATTGGGTTGAGAAATATATTGGTAATCCTGCATACGAAGAAGTTATATTTATTGGTTCGGGTTCATCCTATTATCAGGCCCAGACGATGGCAGCGACTTTCCGTTATTGGATCACAAGGCCGGCGAGCGCATTTCCTTCCTCGGAAATTTTCTTGTTCAGGGACCAGTCTTCGGCAAAGCAAGGTAAAAAATTGCTTGTCGGCGTATCGCGTTCCGGTGAATCTACTGAAGTAATTTTGGCCATTGACTCGGTTAGAGGTCTCGAAAACTGGGATACATGCGGAATCACTTGTTACGAAGACAGTGGTATGGCTAAGCAAACGGAATGTCTCGTATCACCGTTCGGTAAAGAAAAAAGCACAGTCATGACGAAATCATTCGTAAGTATGACATTTATGATGCAAGCGGCTATAGCAGCAGCTGCAGGCGGCGGTTACTCAAATGAAATGAGAACGGTGATGGATCAGGCCGGGGCAAAAATAGCAGAAGCCGATGCTTTTGCCAAAGGGCTGATCGAGAACAACGATTTTATTAAAACGATATACCTCGGCATGGGCAGTTATTTTGGTATTGCGCAAGAGGCATGCCTCAAACTGAAGGAAATGTCTTATACTTGGACTGAAAGCTACGGCACCCTTGAATTCAGACACGGTCCAAAATCGATTATCGAACAGGGCTCGCTCGTTGTATTGCTGCTCTCGGAGACGGCAAGATCTTATGAGTTGAAAGTCGCTGAGGAGATGAAGGCTTACGGGGCTTACGTACTCGTAATTACAGCCTGCGCGGGCGACGACACCGCTTTCGCGGACGCCGTGTTTGAGATTGGGGCAATTGATGTGAGCGATGAAGCTCGTGCCGTTATGTATTTGCCGCTTCTTCAATATATCGGCTTCTGGACAGCTGTTAACAAAGACGTTGATCCTGATGAACCACGTAATTTGACGCAAGTAGTCAAGATTTAA